A window of the Tachysurus fulvidraco isolate hzauxx_2018 chromosome 6, HZAU_PFXX_2.0, whole genome shotgun sequence genome harbors these coding sequences:
- the itprid2 gene encoding protein ITPRID2 isoform X2, translating into MEECELPPAGRDHPWKTATMRRMAWAQSRESWQAPESEEPLNNNNKPDETSETGPIPNNIASWLRECRTPLGASLDEQSNSPTKGPLRNGCSFEDDLSLGAEAHLLQSSSAKPDPSYDMQALEKRSRFRQKSRSMNSTGSGKSSGTVSSVSELLDLYEEDPEEILYNLGFGREEPDIASKIPSRFFNTSSGAKGIDIKVYLGAQMQRMELENPNYALTSRFRQTEVLATVANVFSEIYSQVSGRPVQKICPKSEAEPTEPPPLRRNSSTLNAVKILKKNLTRPNLMALAETMSKQPSKTDSEGTKNSVCEPHSDAEPRQKIFRRKDSLLATVTEESNQSGVEVCDSETENSKLVNGERLPTCLSEKPEKVGTDVCDTPLSVSEQSNGEIVESESSMIPEGQKTVSSSSIPDKETCPLLPNPHMAHLLSQPRDSFEMEELQSNEDEAVSGTRCFSIEGSEPLLRTGSQQSDSSGFAEDPSSEGSANSLKVQESSDSCDSETTVKAYTVESGTPGTLEHPAFERLLMDQELLMQTSMGLFGPMGAQVVPELVSQQVPSHFIIDKTRLETAVSETETHDRLTDPVIETGSSTESLSTVEFTDPEPSIDLVSAPNTSNTSEEITLVGEQDMTADSLEQMGLSAASSSSNPLEPVLDVPTPDQSLEPVPESQIQDKEDLSTSSRVRSALLRAQQRTTSCEDQRGRVWIRSRDLLKDLNEETRNPLQRSSSLPTTLLSPARVVSSVHIQLGHGSVRQCTPPCYSYRYEEEPEEVTSIAGEQDDRSQSRHPSNLVDSDSLNLETELDRTGVPPYPMNVPQHLTRSTSSLYSTPADWPLRHMAEAPVWSTNSVPDLTQHTRIPHPAIPRHIQQELPQFRGHVGSPYQKPIPVRPLSRSYTPVNSPCPCTQSGMYSQYPQPQNSPFFHSVYTPPHGSNFPNQNISYTHPHCMPYHPQAPFQSPPLTNPYGSSFNLQMHSNLYNPQVPLTHSYSAPSSLAFGNTPYNPNMPYRHHCNSPFHTPPPTFSQMPFSFPSDTPTPPPTIGSTEMQLRRVLHEIRGTMQSYGQTAPDQHEGTQSGVHSPVQAVQPLHEELQRRLKNLKVFRTQMMDLELALMRQQSMVYQLLTPEERQEAEQLQRLRVAVRQELQELELQLEDQLLTLDDRIHSAHSSRLSRHLLDMSRGQSMDSLSSSSALRATEPVTDLLREQMYLQSELSYDGTSAVDTPTSARSSRSVSPVRSRDLTSSPSRRRGGVYRSTVSLTPSIPSRSGNETREQTPQRNISPRLPEVIACRTAQSVSDHTDVNKEPSFQKNKGEEEGESGGEEAFGNANIKQLIHQIKKSLADEIRQEIVNEILAAVSPQRSVATQESAP; encoded by the exons ATGGAGGAGTGTGAGTTGCCCCCGGCAGGCAGGGATCacccctggaaaactgccacaATGAGAAGGATGGCATGGGCACAGAGTCGAGAGTCCTGGCAGGCCCCAGAATCAGAAGAACCtcttaataacaacaacaaacctgACGAAACCTCTGAGAcag GTCCGATCCCTAACAACATAGCGAGCTGGCTGAGAGAATGCAG GACTCCTCTTGGAGCTTCTCTAGATGAGCAGTCCAACAGTCCAACCAAAG GACCACTGAGGAATGGCTGTAGCTTTGAAGATGACCTGTCCTTGGGTGCTGAag CCCATCTACTCCAGAGCAGCAGTGCCAAACCTGACCCCAG CTATGACATGCAAGCACTGGAGAAGAGGAGTCGGTTCAGACAGAAGAGTCGTAGTATGAACTCCACCGGCTCAGGAAAGAGCAGTGGCACCGTGTCCAG TGTCTCAGAGCTGTTGGATCTGTACGAAGAGGATCCAGAGGAAATCCTCTACAACCTCGGCTTTGGCCGTGAAGAGCCTGACATCGCCTCTAAAATCCCCTCACGATTCTTCAACACATCATCCGGTGCCAAGGGCATCGATATTAAGGTTTATCTGGGAGCACAGATGCAGCGCATGGAGCTGGAAAATCCTAACTATGCCCTGACAA GTCGTTTTCGTCAAACTGAGGTTCTGGCCACTGTGGCCAATGTCTTCTCAGAGATCTACTCCCAGGTCTCAGGTCGTCCAGTTCAAAAGATCTGCCCGAAGTCTGAGGCAGAGCCAACTGAGCCTCCCCCACTACGACGGAATAGCTCCACTCTTAATGCAGTGAAGATCCTGAAGAAGAACCTCACTCGACCGAATCTCATGGCCTTGGCCGAGACGATGTCAAAACAGCCCTCAAAAACTGACTCAGAGGGAACAAAGAACAGTGTTTGTGAGCCTCATTCAGATGCTGAGCCCAGGCAGAAGATTTTCAGGAGGAAAGACTCATTACTGGCAACAGTAACTGAGGAGTCTAATCAGTCTGGGGTCGAAGTTTGTGACTCAGAGACAGAAAACTCCAAACTCGTTAACGGAGAACGGTTGCCTACATGTCTTTCCGAGAAACCCGAGAAGGTCGGAACGGATGTTTGTGACACACCGCTCTCGGTGTCCGAGCAGAGCAACGGAGAAATTGTTGAATCCGAATCGAGTATGATCCCTGAAGGGCAGAAGactgtctcctcctcttccatTCCAGATAAAGAGACCTGCCCTCTCTTGCCCAATCCTCACATGGCCCATCTCCTCAGCCAGCCACGAGACTCCTTTGAGATGGAAGAG ttgCAGAGTAACGAGGATGAGGCTGTTTCTGGGACTCGCTGTTTCTCCATAGAGGGCAGTG aGCCTTTACTGAGGACAGGGAGTCAACAGTCAGACAGCAGTGGCTTTGCAGAGGATCCCTCATCAGAAGGCTCAGCTAATTCCCTGAAG GTCCAGGAGAGCTCGGACAGCTGTGACAGCGAAACAACTGTGAAGGCTTACACAGTTGAAAGTGGAACACCTGGGACTCTGGAACACCCAGCCTTTGAAAGACTGTTAATGGATCAGGAGCTACTGATGCAGACCAGTATGGGGCTCTTTGGCCCAATGGGAGCTCAGGTGGTCCCTGAACTTGTGAGCCAACAGGTTCCAAGTCATTTTATCATAGACAAGACAAGGCTGGAGACTGCTGTGTCTGAGACAGAAACTCATGATAGACTTACTGATCCTGTAATTGAAACAGGCTCTAGCACAGAATCACTCAGCACTGTAGAGTTCACAGATCCAGAGCCATCTATAGATCTTGTTTCAGCCCCAAACACGTCTAATACAAGTGAGGAGATTACCCTGGTGGGTGAACAGGATATGACAGCTGACAGTTTAGAACAGATGGGTTTATCTGCAGCATCAAGCTCTTCCAATCCATTAGAGCCAGTGTTAGATGTACCCACCCCAGATCAAAGTTTAGAGCCTGTTCCTGAGTCTCAGATTCAAGATAAAGAGGACCTTAGCACCTCAAGTAGGGTCCGTAGTGCCCTGCTTCGGGCCCAGCAGAGGACAACCTCATGCGAGGATCAGAGGGGGCGGGTTTGGATTCGGTCAAGAGACCTACTGAAGGATCTCAATGAGGAGACAAGGAACCCACTTCAAAGGTCCAGCTCTCTCCCAACCACTTTGCTGAGCCCAGCTCGGGTGGTGTCATCTGTGCACATCCAGCTAGGTCATGGCTCAGTTCGTCAGTGCACGCCACCGTGCTACAGCTATCGCTATGAGGAGGAACCAGAGGAGGTCACATCCATTGCAGGGGAACAAGACGACAGATCTCAGTCCAGACACCCATCTAATCTTGTTGATTCAGATAGCTTAAATCTAGAAACAGAGCTAGACCGCACAGGAGTGCCTCCGTATCCCATGAACGTGCCTCAGCATTTGACTCGGTCGACTAGCTCACTGTACAGCACTCCTGCGGATTGGCCCTTGCGGCATATGGCAGAAGCTCCTGTTTGGAGCACAAACAGCGTTCCTGATCTGACCCAGCATACAAGGATACCACATCCTGCTATTCCACGTCACATCCAGCAAGAACTTCCTCAATTCCGAGGACATGTTGGCTCCCCTTACCAGAAACCTATACCAGTTAGGCCCCTTAGTCGCAGTTACACCCCTGTTAACAGCCCCTGCCCTTGCACACAAAGTGGGATGTATTCCCAGTATCCTCAGCCACAGAACTCACCATTTTTTCATTCTGTATACACACCACCTCATGGTTCAAATTTCCCCAATCAAAATATTTCTTATACCCACCCACACTGCATGCCTTACCATCCTCAGGCACCCTTCCAGTCTCCTCCTTTAACTAATCCTTATGGTTCCTCATTCAATTTACAAATGCATTCAAATCTCTACAATCCTCAAGTGCCTCTTACCCACTCCTACAGCGCCCCCTCTAGCCTGGCATTTGGTAACACCCCTTATAACCCCAACATGCCCTACAGACATCACTGTAACTCCCCAttccacacaccaccacccacaTTTTCCCAAATGCCTTTTTCATTCCCATCGGACACACCGACTCCTCCTCCAACTATCGGTAGTACGGAAATGCAGCTGCGTCGAGTCCTACATGAAATTAGAGGCACTATGCAGAGTTATGGCcag ACTGCTCCTGATCAACATGAAGGCACACAATCGGGGGTACACAGTCCAGTTCAAGCTGTCCAACCACTCCATGAG GAGCTGCAGAGGCGACTGAAGAACCTGAAGGTTTTTCGGACTCAGATGATGGACCTTGAACTTGCGCTGATGAGGCAGCAATCCATGGTTTATCAGCTTCTCACTCCTGAAGAGAG gcaaGAGGCAGAGCAGCTGCAGAGGCTCCGTGTCGCTGTTCGTCAGGAGCTGCAGGAGTTAGAGCTGCAGTTGGAGGATCAACTCCTCACCCTGGATGATCGGATTCACTCAGCGCACAGCAGTCGCCTCTCCCGTCATCTCCTG GACATGTCCAGGGGTCAGAGCATGGACAGTTTATCTAGCTCCTCTGCACTCAGAGCTACAGAACcg GTGACCGATCTCTTGCGGGAGCAGATGTATCTCCAGTCAGAGCTGAGTTATGATGGCACTAGTGCGGTTGACACTCCGACCTCTGCTCGTTCGTCGAGGTCGGTGAGTCCGGTGCGATCCCGTGACCTCACCTCGTCTCCATCACGGAGAAGAGGAGGAGTGTATCGCTCAACGGTCAGCTTGACACCATCTATTCCTTCGAGATCAGGAAACGAGACCCGGGAGCAAACACCACAACGGAACATTAGCCCTAGATTACCTGAG gTCATAGCTTGCAGAACAGCACAGAGTGTCTCAGACCACACCGATGTCAATAAAGAGCCTTcatttcagaaaaataaaggagaagaagaaggagaaagtgGAGGAGAGGAAGCTTTTggaaatgcaaatataaagCAGCTCATCCACCAG ATAAAGAAGAGTCTCGCAGATGAGATCAGACAGGAAATTGTCAATGAGATTCTCGCTGCCGTGTCACCGCAGAGATCTGTAGCGACACAAGAGTCAGCACCATGA
- the itprid2 gene encoding protein ITPRID2 isoform X4, with protein MCTHAAWFLTPFVLAGVYMKVDSKSKSSILTPLGASLDEQSNSPTKGPLRNGCSFEDDLSLGAEAHLLQSSSAKPDPSSYDMQALEKRSRFRQKSRSMNSTGSGKSSGTVSSVSELLDLYEEDPEEILYNLGFGREEPDIASKIPSRFFNTSSGAKGIDIKVYLGAQMQRMELENPNYALTSRFRQTEVLATVANVFSEIYSQVSGRPVQKICPKSEAEPTEPPPLRRNSSTLNAVKILKKNLTRPNLMALAETMSKQPSKTDSEGTKNSVCEPHSDAEPRQKIFRRKDSLLATVTEESNQSGVEVCDSETENSKLVNGERLPTCLSEKPEKVGTDVCDTPLSVSEQSNGEIVESESSMIPEGQKTVSSSSIPDKETCPLLPNPHMAHLLSQPRDSFEMEELQSNEDEAVSGTRCFSIEGSEPLLRTGSQQSDSSGFAEDPSSEGSANSLKVQESSDSCDSETTVKAYTVESGTPGTLEHPAFERLLMDQELLMQTSMGLFGPMGAQVVPELVSQQVPSHFIIDKTRLETAVSETETHDRLTDPVIETGSSTESLSTVEFTDPEPSIDLVSAPNTSNTSEEITLVGEQDMTADSLEQMGLSAASSSSNPLEPVLDVPTPDQSLEPVPESQIQDKEDLSTSSRVRSALLRAQQRTTSCEDQRGRVWIRSRDLLKDLNEETRNPLQRSSSLPTTLLSPARVVSSVHIQLGHGSVRQCTPPCYSYRYEEEPEEVTSIAGEQDDRSQSRHPSNLVDSDSLNLETELDRTGVPPYPMNVPQHLTRSTSSLYSTPADWPLRHMAEAPVWSTNSVPDLTQHTRIPHPAIPRHIQQELPQFRGHVGSPYQKPIPVRPLSRSYTPVNSPCPCTQSGMYSQYPQPQNSPFFHSVYTPPHGSNFPNQNISYTHPHCMPYHPQAPFQSPPLTNPYGSSFNLQMHSNLYNPQVPLTHSYSAPSSLAFGNTPYNPNMPYRHHCNSPFHTPPPTFSQMPFSFPSDTPTPPPTIGSTEMQLRRVLHEIRGTMQSYGQTAPDQHEGTQSGVHSPVQAVQPLHEELQRRLKNLKVFRTQMMDLELALMRQQSMVYQLLTPEERQEAEQLQRLRVAVRQELQELELQLEDQLLTLDDRIHSAHSSRLSRHLLDMSRGQSMDSLSSSSALRATEPVTDLLREQMYLQSELSYDGTSAVDTPTSARSSRSVSPVRSRDLTSSPSRRRGGVYRSTVSLTPSIPSRSGNETREQTPQRNISPRLPEVIACRTAQSVSDHTDVNKEPSFQKNKGEEEGESGGEEAFGNANIKQLIHQIKKSLADEIRQEIVNEILAAVSPQRSVATQESAP; from the exons atgtgCACGCATGCTGCCTGGTTTCTCACGCCGTTCGTGCTTGCAGGTGTCTATATGAAAGTGGATTCTAAGAGCAAAAGCAGCATTTT GACTCCTCTTGGAGCTTCTCTAGATGAGCAGTCCAACAGTCCAACCAAAG GACCACTGAGGAATGGCTGTAGCTTTGAAGATGACCTGTCCTTGGGTGCTGAag CCCATCTACTCCAGAGCAGCAGTGCCAAACCTGACCCCAG TAGCTATGACATGCAAGCACTGGAGAAGAGGAGTCGGTTCAGACAGAAGAGTCGTAGTATGAACTCCACCGGCTCAGGAAAGAGCAGTGGCACCGTGTCCAG TGTCTCAGAGCTGTTGGATCTGTACGAAGAGGATCCAGAGGAAATCCTCTACAACCTCGGCTTTGGCCGTGAAGAGCCTGACATCGCCTCTAAAATCCCCTCACGATTCTTCAACACATCATCCGGTGCCAAGGGCATCGATATTAAGGTTTATCTGGGAGCACAGATGCAGCGCATGGAGCTGGAAAATCCTAACTATGCCCTGACAA GTCGTTTTCGTCAAACTGAGGTTCTGGCCACTGTGGCCAATGTCTTCTCAGAGATCTACTCCCAGGTCTCAGGTCGTCCAGTTCAAAAGATCTGCCCGAAGTCTGAGGCAGAGCCAACTGAGCCTCCCCCACTACGACGGAATAGCTCCACTCTTAATGCAGTGAAGATCCTGAAGAAGAACCTCACTCGACCGAATCTCATGGCCTTGGCCGAGACGATGTCAAAACAGCCCTCAAAAACTGACTCAGAGGGAACAAAGAACAGTGTTTGTGAGCCTCATTCAGATGCTGAGCCCAGGCAGAAGATTTTCAGGAGGAAAGACTCATTACTGGCAACAGTAACTGAGGAGTCTAATCAGTCTGGGGTCGAAGTTTGTGACTCAGAGACAGAAAACTCCAAACTCGTTAACGGAGAACGGTTGCCTACATGTCTTTCCGAGAAACCCGAGAAGGTCGGAACGGATGTTTGTGACACACCGCTCTCGGTGTCCGAGCAGAGCAACGGAGAAATTGTTGAATCCGAATCGAGTATGATCCCTGAAGGGCAGAAGactgtctcctcctcttccatTCCAGATAAAGAGACCTGCCCTCTCTTGCCCAATCCTCACATGGCCCATCTCCTCAGCCAGCCACGAGACTCCTTTGAGATGGAAGAG ttgCAGAGTAACGAGGATGAGGCTGTTTCTGGGACTCGCTGTTTCTCCATAGAGGGCAGTG aGCCTTTACTGAGGACAGGGAGTCAACAGTCAGACAGCAGTGGCTTTGCAGAGGATCCCTCATCAGAAGGCTCAGCTAATTCCCTGAAG GTCCAGGAGAGCTCGGACAGCTGTGACAGCGAAACAACTGTGAAGGCTTACACAGTTGAAAGTGGAACACCTGGGACTCTGGAACACCCAGCCTTTGAAAGACTGTTAATGGATCAGGAGCTACTGATGCAGACCAGTATGGGGCTCTTTGGCCCAATGGGAGCTCAGGTGGTCCCTGAACTTGTGAGCCAACAGGTTCCAAGTCATTTTATCATAGACAAGACAAGGCTGGAGACTGCTGTGTCTGAGACAGAAACTCATGATAGACTTACTGATCCTGTAATTGAAACAGGCTCTAGCACAGAATCACTCAGCACTGTAGAGTTCACAGATCCAGAGCCATCTATAGATCTTGTTTCAGCCCCAAACACGTCTAATACAAGTGAGGAGATTACCCTGGTGGGTGAACAGGATATGACAGCTGACAGTTTAGAACAGATGGGTTTATCTGCAGCATCAAGCTCTTCCAATCCATTAGAGCCAGTGTTAGATGTACCCACCCCAGATCAAAGTTTAGAGCCTGTTCCTGAGTCTCAGATTCAAGATAAAGAGGACCTTAGCACCTCAAGTAGGGTCCGTAGTGCCCTGCTTCGGGCCCAGCAGAGGACAACCTCATGCGAGGATCAGAGGGGGCGGGTTTGGATTCGGTCAAGAGACCTACTGAAGGATCTCAATGAGGAGACAAGGAACCCACTTCAAAGGTCCAGCTCTCTCCCAACCACTTTGCTGAGCCCAGCTCGGGTGGTGTCATCTGTGCACATCCAGCTAGGTCATGGCTCAGTTCGTCAGTGCACGCCACCGTGCTACAGCTATCGCTATGAGGAGGAACCAGAGGAGGTCACATCCATTGCAGGGGAACAAGACGACAGATCTCAGTCCAGACACCCATCTAATCTTGTTGATTCAGATAGCTTAAATCTAGAAACAGAGCTAGACCGCACAGGAGTGCCTCCGTATCCCATGAACGTGCCTCAGCATTTGACTCGGTCGACTAGCTCACTGTACAGCACTCCTGCGGATTGGCCCTTGCGGCATATGGCAGAAGCTCCTGTTTGGAGCACAAACAGCGTTCCTGATCTGACCCAGCATACAAGGATACCACATCCTGCTATTCCACGTCACATCCAGCAAGAACTTCCTCAATTCCGAGGACATGTTGGCTCCCCTTACCAGAAACCTATACCAGTTAGGCCCCTTAGTCGCAGTTACACCCCTGTTAACAGCCCCTGCCCTTGCACACAAAGTGGGATGTATTCCCAGTATCCTCAGCCACAGAACTCACCATTTTTTCATTCTGTATACACACCACCTCATGGTTCAAATTTCCCCAATCAAAATATTTCTTATACCCACCCACACTGCATGCCTTACCATCCTCAGGCACCCTTCCAGTCTCCTCCTTTAACTAATCCTTATGGTTCCTCATTCAATTTACAAATGCATTCAAATCTCTACAATCCTCAAGTGCCTCTTACCCACTCCTACAGCGCCCCCTCTAGCCTGGCATTTGGTAACACCCCTTATAACCCCAACATGCCCTACAGACATCACTGTAACTCCCCAttccacacaccaccacccacaTTTTCCCAAATGCCTTTTTCATTCCCATCGGACACACCGACTCCTCCTCCAACTATCGGTAGTACGGAAATGCAGCTGCGTCGAGTCCTACATGAAATTAGAGGCACTATGCAGAGTTATGGCcag ACTGCTCCTGATCAACATGAAGGCACACAATCGGGGGTACACAGTCCAGTTCAAGCTGTCCAACCACTCCATGAG GAGCTGCAGAGGCGACTGAAGAACCTGAAGGTTTTTCGGACTCAGATGATGGACCTTGAACTTGCGCTGATGAGGCAGCAATCCATGGTTTATCAGCTTCTCACTCCTGAAGAGAG gcaaGAGGCAGAGCAGCTGCAGAGGCTCCGTGTCGCTGTTCGTCAGGAGCTGCAGGAGTTAGAGCTGCAGTTGGAGGATCAACTCCTCACCCTGGATGATCGGATTCACTCAGCGCACAGCAGTCGCCTCTCCCGTCATCTCCTG GACATGTCCAGGGGTCAGAGCATGGACAGTTTATCTAGCTCCTCTGCACTCAGAGCTACAGAACcg GTGACCGATCTCTTGCGGGAGCAGATGTATCTCCAGTCAGAGCTGAGTTATGATGGCACTAGTGCGGTTGACACTCCGACCTCTGCTCGTTCGTCGAGGTCGGTGAGTCCGGTGCGATCCCGTGACCTCACCTCGTCTCCATCACGGAGAAGAGGAGGAGTGTATCGCTCAACGGTCAGCTTGACACCATCTATTCCTTCGAGATCAGGAAACGAGACCCGGGAGCAAACACCACAACGGAACATTAGCCCTAGATTACCTGAG gTCATAGCTTGCAGAACAGCACAGAGTGTCTCAGACCACACCGATGTCAATAAAGAGCCTTcatttcagaaaaataaaggagaagaagaaggagaaagtgGAGGAGAGGAAGCTTTTggaaatgcaaatataaagCAGCTCATCCACCAG ATAAAGAAGAGTCTCGCAGATGAGATCAGACAGGAAATTGTCAATGAGATTCTCGCTGCCGTGTCACCGCAGAGATCTGTAGCGACACAAGAGTCAGCACCATGA